Proteins from a single region of Chryseomicrobium sp. FSL W7-1435:
- the comGA gene encoding competence type IV pilus ATPase ComGA: MTEINPIEQKGRELLEKAILFEASDLHFIPLEKDYQILFRRHQQMYDAGYLPHAYGDRIVTYFKFLSSLDITNKRNPQSGAFHMPILSTTYHFRVSTLTSVSRRESLVLRIAKPNLVVPIDEISLQAGQASKLCEIVSARQGLVLLIGPTGSGKSTTMYALTKYCSTELARHVISLEDPVEISQDYLLQVQVNEGAGLTYSTGLRAILRHSPDVILIGEIRDKETAKIAIEAALTGHLVISTIHAKDSVGAIYRLLDLGISIEEIEQVSRAYISQRLLIRSGPSHSLGAVYEIVEAEEIRALVEAIHSGKRPELPRDLTLAYQIEKAVRG; encoded by the coding sequence GTGACAGAAATTAACCCGATTGAACAAAAGGGAAGAGAGCTTTTAGAAAAAGCTATTTTATTTGAAGCGTCAGACCTTCACTTCATACCTTTAGAAAAAGACTATCAAATTTTATTTAGACGTCATCAGCAAATGTATGATGCCGGATATCTTCCGCATGCATATGGTGATCGGATCGTTACCTACTTCAAATTTTTATCTTCACTTGATATTACGAATAAACGTAATCCCCAAAGCGGTGCATTCCACATGCCCATCTTATCAACCACGTATCACTTTAGAGTCTCGACACTTACTTCCGTATCACGTCGAGAAAGTTTGGTACTCCGCATAGCAAAACCCAATCTAGTCGTACCCATTGATGAAATCAGTTTACAAGCTGGTCAGGCCAGTAAACTCTGTGAAATTGTGTCTGCTCGGCAAGGTTTAGTTTTACTTATTGGACCAACAGGTTCTGGTAAGTCTACGACTATGTACGCGTTGACAAAATACTGCTCAACTGAGCTTGCTCGTCACGTTATTTCTTTAGAGGATCCTGTAGAGATCAGTCAAGACTATCTCCTGCAGGTTCAAGTAAATGAAGGTGCAGGATTGACGTATTCCACTGGATTACGTGCCATACTCCGCCATTCTCCAGATGTCATATTAATAGGTGAAATCCGTGATAAGGAGACTGCCAAAATCGCGATTGAAGCAGCTCTAACAGGTCACTTGGTCATTTCTACCATTCATGCCAAAGATTCTGTGGGTGCCATCTATAGACTTTTAGATCTGGGTATCTCGATCGAGGAAATCGAGCAAGTTTCTAGGGCCTATATTTCTCAGCGTCTTTTGATACGGTCAGGTCCCAGCCATTCTCTTGGAGCAGTTTATGAGATTGTAGAAGCTGAAGAAATCCGAGCGCTAGTTGAGGCCATTCATTCCGGAAAACGACCAGAGTTGCCGCGTGACCTAACTCTTGCTTACCAAATTGAAAAAGCGGTTAGAGGATAG
- a CDS encoding type II secretion system F family protein, whose product MKPIHPSNQAEFLEKLVTTVGEGISITDAMLVLGPFYLKQLELERLTLLFEEGNELSTSFHYLGYSKTIVESIKLAEIHGQMTQVFSRTAKQLKNQQALKKEAVKTLSYPVGLLFFMSVLFIVFKLFFLPIFLPIIERANPDAVSRVQLIFSLPFYMIIGCLSIAVVSGIGIVVTKFSRSDKWILNFRSYPLIRSGQNAIAGYSISKELALLLESGFTIAQSLMYLSTSHSLLVRQASMSTLSYLQRGESFSQAMKLAGWFPKAMIRYVEHGEIHGYVAKELQLYQYFTIENLQKRVSFFIAVAQPVLFLIIGALVISAYLSLMLPMYNLISL is encoded by the coding sequence GTGAAACCCATACACCCATCTAATCAAGCTGAGTTTCTCGAAAAACTTGTTACCACAGTCGGTGAAGGGATTTCCATTACGGATGCCATGTTAGTTTTGGGACCTTTCTACTTAAAACAACTGGAACTGGAGAGGCTCACACTCCTGTTTGAGGAAGGGAATGAACTTTCCACCAGTTTTCACTATTTAGGCTACTCCAAGACTATTGTGGAATCGATTAAACTTGCAGAGATTCATGGACAAATGACGCAAGTCTTCTCACGAACAGCTAAACAACTCAAGAACCAACAAGCACTTAAAAAAGAAGCTGTGAAAACGTTAAGCTATCCCGTTGGTCTTTTATTCTTCATGTCAGTTTTATTTATTGTATTTAAACTCTTTTTCCTACCCATATTCTTACCGATTATTGAAAGGGCAAACCCAGATGCTGTGTCACGTGTTCAGCTCATATTTTCTCTGCCTTTTTATATGATTATTGGTTGTCTAAGCATTGCTGTAGTAAGTGGGATTGGAATCGTCGTCACTAAATTTAGTAGATCTGATAAGTGGATATTAAACTTTCGTAGCTATCCACTTATTCGAAGCGGCCAAAATGCAATAGCCGGTTATTCCATTTCTAAAGAACTAGCCCTGCTGTTAGAGAGTGGCTTTACAATAGCTCAGTCACTTATGTACTTATCTACTAGTCACTCACTACTTGTTAGGCAAGCTTCTATGTCGACTCTCAGCTATTTACAACGTGGAGAAAGTTTTTCACAAGCCATGAAACTAGCAGGATGGTTTCCGAAAGCAATGATTCGTTATGTAGAGCATGGCGAAATTCATGGCTATGTTGCAAAGGAGCTTCAGCTTTATCAATATTTTACGATTGAAAACCTTCAAAAGAGAGTATCATTTTTTATTGCTGTTGCTCAACCTGTCCTTTTTTTAATCATTGGAGCGCTCGTGATAAGTGCTTACTTGTCTTTGATGCTTCCCATGTACAACTTAATCTCACTATAG
- the comGC gene encoding competence type IV pilus major pilin ComGC produces the protein MKRIRNESGFTLVEMMIVLLIISVLLLITIPNIARHTATIDEKGCEAYRTMLSSQIEAYKLEFKAKPELADLQTEGFVKEGDLVCPNGTELTIVAGVISEKP, from the coding sequence ATGAAACGTATTCGAAATGAGTCAGGTTTTACATTAGTCGAAATGATGATTGTGTTGCTCATTATTTCTGTATTGTTGCTAATCACTATACCTAACATTGCTCGTCATACAGCTACCATCGATGAGAAGGGATGCGAGGCTTACCGAACTATGCTAAGTTCTCAGATTGAAGCTTACAAACTGGAGTTCAAAGCAAAGCCTGAACTTGCAGATTTGCAAACTGAAGGTTTTGTAAAAGAAGGCGATCTTGTTTGTCCAAACGGTACAGAGCTTACTATTGTTGCAGGCGTAATTAGTGAAAAGCCTTAA
- the comGD gene encoding competence type IV pilus minor pilin ComGD, protein MKSLNSQNGFTLLEVIVVLAGLSVLIASATIYGQYNYLKLEESHFFTLLQQDILLAQSLAIERKQVTYVKFSSEQRKYTITTKFEAYKTVSFPQSVQYKNNSFFSTIEYTPAGTITSFGTAYFSTSDVDKKLTAFIGRGRVQID, encoded by the coding sequence GTGAAAAGCCTTAATTCACAAAACGGGTTCACTCTTTTAGAAGTCATCGTCGTGTTAGCAGGACTAAGTGTTTTGATAGCAAGCGCTACAATTTATGGCCAATATAACTATTTGAAACTTGAAGAGTCCCATTTTTTCACATTATTACAGCAAGACATTCTACTAGCTCAAAGTTTAGCAATAGAGAGAAAACAAGTCACTTATGTAAAGTTTTCCTCAGAACAACGCAAGTACACTATCACCACTAAATTTGAGGCCTATAAGACCGTCAGTTTTCCTCAATCGGTTCAATACAAGAACAATTCATTTTTCTCGACGATTGAATATACGCCTGCCGGTACTATTACATCATTTGGTACGGCTTACTTCTCGACATCCGATGTGGATAAGAAGCTAACGGCTTTTATCGGAAGGGGGCGGGTGCAAATTGACTGA
- a CDS encoding ComGF family competence protein, which produces MPNYKSLNEQGYFVMDQLLQIIVIGAVTTLLLFYTTTVSTFLRATETHELQQYDQYWLELTELVHSASSVRQHFSTCSLIIETTSGLYRYDKLADRIRKTKDGLGYEPVLMKIESCTYRVNGNLLTATVKFTSGLEVRRETLLREAP; this is translated from the coding sequence ATGCCTAATTACAAGTCATTAAATGAACAAGGCTATTTTGTTATGGATCAATTACTCCAAATTATTGTGATTGGAGCAGTGACGACGCTACTCCTATTTTATACGACTACGGTAAGTACTTTTTTGAGAGCGACCGAGACGCATGAACTGCAGCAATATGATCAATATTGGCTTGAACTGACTGAATTGGTTCATTCAGCATCATCTGTGCGTCAACATTTTAGTACATGTTCTTTGATAATCGAGACAACTAGCGGACTATATCGCTACGATAAACTTGCTGACCGCATACGTAAAACAAAAGATGGTCTCGGTTACGAGCCGGTGCTCATGAAAATCGAAAGTTGTACGTACCGTGTAAACGGAAATTTATTGACCGCTACTGTGAAATTCACCTCTGGCTTGGAGGTTAGACGGGAGACATTACTTCGTGAAGCTCCCTAA
- a CDS encoding shikimate kinase, with protein sequence MKKVYLIGFMGCGKTAIGKRLSFALRIPFYDMDKEIVKQQGMTIPEIFEAYGEAYFRKLETDFLKSFRDEFCIISTGGGAAIAEENRKIMRETGLVLFLNAVFPDIWMRIHRDKNRPIVQRSTREQIESLYLERLTFYKKVAHITIRTEGKTLRQITEYCAFQVNRLKGEHLK encoded by the coding sequence GTGAAAAAGGTATATTTGATCGGGTTTATGGGATGTGGGAAAACCGCAATCGGTAAGCGCTTAAGCTTTGCACTTAGAATACCGTTTTATGATATGGATAAAGAGATCGTCAAACAACAAGGCATGACGATTCCTGAAATCTTTGAAGCATACGGGGAGGCATACTTTCGGAAACTGGAGACAGATTTCTTGAAGTCCTTTCGAGATGAATTTTGCATCATCTCAACGGGTGGGGGTGCTGCAATAGCGGAAGAGAATCGCAAAATCATGCGAGAGACAGGATTAGTGTTATTCTTAAACGCTGTGTTCCCCGATATTTGGATGCGCATCCATCGTGATAAAAACCGCCCTATCGTGCAGCGTAGTACTCGCGAACAGATTGAATCACTTTATCTTGAAAGACTTACTTTCTACAAAAAAGTAGCCCACATCACAATCCGTACGGAAGGAAAGACGTTACGTCAGATTACAGAATACTGTGCTTTCCAAGTGAATCGCTTAAAAGGCGAACATTTAAAGTGA
- the gcvT gene encoding glycine cleavage system aminomethyltransferase GcvT gives MQRTPLYDLYAEYGAKTIDFGGWDLPVQFSSIKEEHEAVRTKAGLFDVSHMGEVWVSGADSEAFIQNLITNDVTKLTVGKALYAAMCYEDGGTVDDLLVYKFAEDKFLLVVNASNIEKDVDWMKQHLSGDVTVDDQSNDWGLLALQGPVAQHVLQQLTETDLSELKFFHFTEGQVDGKEVIISRTGYTGEDGFELYAKNDALPHLWKSLLSTGQQAGVVPAGLGARDTLRFEACLPLYGQELNKDISPLEAGIGFAVKTAKDAFIGKDAIVEKGKPRKSVGIEMLDKGIPRHGYKVFSGEQEIGEVTTGTQSPTLKKNIGLALVASEFTEQGQQVEVEIRGKRLKAVVVPTPFYKRQK, from the coding sequence ATGCAACGAACGCCACTGTATGACTTATATGCAGAGTACGGAGCCAAAACAATTGATTTTGGTGGGTGGGATCTACCTGTCCAGTTTTCAAGCATTAAAGAAGAACACGAAGCTGTGCGCACAAAAGCAGGCCTATTCGATGTATCCCATATGGGTGAAGTTTGGGTTAGCGGTGCTGACAGTGAAGCGTTCATTCAAAACCTCATTACAAATGACGTGACAAAATTGACAGTGGGTAAAGCCCTTTATGCTGCTATGTGTTATGAAGATGGCGGTACAGTAGACGATTTGTTAGTTTATAAATTTGCTGAAGATAAATTTTTACTAGTTGTGAATGCTTCAAATATCGAAAAAGATGTCGACTGGATGAAGCAGCACCTATCTGGTGATGTCACAGTTGATGATCAATCCAATGACTGGGGTTTGTTAGCTTTGCAAGGGCCAGTTGCTCAACATGTATTACAACAGCTGACAGAAACAGACCTCTCTGAGTTGAAATTCTTCCACTTTACGGAAGGACAAGTAGACGGTAAGGAAGTAATAATTTCACGAACTGGCTATACAGGGGAAGACGGCTTTGAGTTGTATGCCAAAAATGATGCACTGCCTCACCTTTGGAAGAGTTTACTCTCTACAGGGCAACAAGCAGGTGTCGTTCCTGCGGGCTTAGGTGCTCGCGACACATTGCGCTTCGAAGCTTGTTTACCACTATATGGTCAGGAACTTAATAAAGATATTTCTCCTTTAGAAGCTGGAATTGGATTTGCTGTGAAAACAGCGAAAGATGCTTTTATTGGAAAGGACGCAATTGTTGAAAAAGGCAAGCCTCGTAAATCAGTTGGAATTGAAATGCTCGATAAAGGTATTCCACGCCACGGCTATAAAGTATTTAGTGGCGAGCAAGAAATTGGTGAAGTGACTACTGGCACACAATCACCAACTTTGAAAAAAAATATTGGTCTAGCTTTAGTTGCCTCGGAATTTACTGAACAGGGTCAACAAGTTGAAGTTGAGATACGCGGCAAGCGTCTAAAAGCAGTCGTAGTACCAACACCATTTTACAAGCGACAAAAATAA
- the gcvPA gene encoding aminomethyl-transferring glycine dehydrogenase subunit GcvPA — translation MKHRYLPMTEQDQQAMLDTIGVSSIDELFSDIPEKVRFQGDYQIKPAKSETALLKELSKMAAKNADTRNYASFIGAGVYDHFKPTIVDHVISRSEFYTAYTPYQPEISQGELQAIFEFQTMIAELTGMELANSSMYDGGTALAEAGNLAAGHTRRKKILISEAVHPEYRDVVRMYAHGQNIAVEVVAQKDGKTDLAALEEQLSDEVAAVMVQYPNFFGQLDDMQRISDMTHEHGALFVSSSNPLALGVLTPPGKFGADITVGDAQVFGIPEAFGGPHCGYFAVSSKLMRKVPGRLVGETTDDQGRRGFVLTLQAREQHIRRDKATSNICSNQALNALAASVAMTALGKQGAKEIAIQNIAKTAYAKAALESAGFSVVFGGAHFNELVVKLPGSFEGLNVHLLEKEIIGGLHLGTYYKELQDHVLVAVTEQRTKEEIDAFVQEMGAYYA, via the coding sequence ATCAAACATCGTTATTTACCAATGACCGAACAAGATCAACAAGCAATGCTTGATACAATTGGCGTCTCATCTATAGATGAACTATTTTCTGATATTCCGGAAAAAGTTCGTTTCCAAGGTGATTATCAAATTAAACCAGCAAAGTCTGAAACGGCTTTGTTGAAAGAACTTAGTAAAATGGCTGCGAAAAATGCAGATACACGTAACTATGCGTCATTTATTGGTGCAGGTGTCTATGACCATTTTAAGCCTACTATCGTTGATCACGTAATTTCACGTTCTGAATTTTATACAGCTTATACGCCGTATCAACCAGAAATCTCACAAGGTGAATTGCAAGCAATTTTTGAATTCCAAACAATGATTGCTGAGTTAACAGGAATGGAACTTGCGAATTCATCGATGTATGATGGCGGAACAGCGCTTGCAGAAGCTGGAAATTTAGCAGCTGGTCACACGCGTCGTAAAAAGATTCTAATCTCAGAGGCTGTTCATCCTGAGTACCGTGACGTAGTAAGAATGTATGCACATGGTCAAAACATTGCAGTAGAAGTAGTCGCTCAAAAAGACGGTAAAACGGATTTAGCTGCATTAGAAGAACAGCTTTCTGATGAGGTAGCAGCTGTTATGGTTCAATACCCGAACTTCTTCGGTCAACTTGATGATATGCAACGAATCTCAGATATGACTCACGAACACGGAGCGCTATTTGTTAGTTCATCGAATCCACTAGCTCTAGGAGTGTTAACACCTCCAGGGAAATTTGGAGCAGATATTACGGTTGGAGATGCGCAAGTATTTGGTATTCCAGAAGCATTTGGTGGACCTCACTGTGGGTACTTCGCAGTATCAAGTAAGTTGATGCGTAAAGTACCGGGTCGTCTAGTAGGAGAAACAACAGATGACCAAGGACGTCGTGGATTCGTCTTGACATTACAAGCACGTGAACAACATATTCGTCGTGACAAAGCCACTTCAAATATTTGTTCGAACCAAGCGTTGAACGCATTGGCAGCTAGTGTAGCCATGACAGCACTAGGGAAACAAGGCGCAAAAGAAATTGCGATTCAAAACATAGCAAAAACCGCTTATGCAAAAGCCGCTTTAGAATCAGCTGGATTCTCGGTCGTGTTTGGTGGAGCGCACTTTAACGAGTTAGTTGTAAAGCTACCAGGTAGTTTTGAAGGCTTGAATGTGCATCTTCTTGAAAAAGAGATCATTGGTGGTTTACACCTTGGGACGTACTATAAAGAGTTACAAGACCATGTGTTGGTAGCTGTCACAGAACAACGCACTAAAGAAGAAATCGATGCATTTGTGCAGGAAATGGGGGCTTATTATGCATAA
- the gcvPB gene encoding aminomethyl-transferring glycine dehydrogenase subunit GcvPB, which produces MHKDNQPLIFEISTEGRIGYSLPDLDVPEVDLSSLLPEGMVREEEAELPEVSELDIMRHYTALSNRNHGVDSGFYPLGSCTMKYNPKINESVARYPGFANIHPLQDESSVQGAMELMYDLQEHLIEITGMDDVTLQPAAGAHGEWTALMMIRAFHEANGDHHRTKVIVPDSAHGTNPASATVAGFETITVKSDEFGLVDLEDLRRVAGDDTAALMLTNPNTLGLFEEHILEMASIIHGVGGKLYYDGANLNAVMSKARPGDMGFDCVHLNLHKTFTGPHGGGGPGSGPVGVKKDLIPFLPAPVLVKKEGRYTFDYDRPQAIGRVKPFYGNFGINVRAYTYIRSMGPDGLKAVTEYAVLNANYMMRRLEPYFDLPYNRHCKHEFVLSGRRQKKLGVRTLDMAKRLLDFGYHPPTIYFPLNVEEGMMIEPTETESKETLDAFCDAMIQIAKETEENPEMVQNAPHTTVIGRLDETKAARKPVLRYTK; this is translated from the coding sequence ATGCATAAAGATAACCAACCCTTGATTTTTGAAATTTCAACTGAAGGTCGTATTGGCTATAGCTTGCCAGATTTAGATGTACCTGAAGTAGACCTTTCATCCCTTCTCCCGGAAGGAATGGTACGTGAAGAAGAGGCGGAACTACCAGAAGTATCTGAATTAGATATTATGCGTCATTACACAGCACTTTCAAACCGTAATCACGGTGTAGATTCAGGATTCTATCCATTAGGTTCTTGTACAATGAAATACAATCCAAAAATCAACGAGAGTGTTGCTCGTTACCCTGGATTTGCAAACATCCACCCACTTCAAGATGAGTCTTCTGTTCAAGGAGCTATGGAATTGATGTATGACCTCCAAGAGCACTTGATTGAAATTACAGGTATGGACGATGTTACATTGCAACCTGCTGCTGGTGCTCATGGGGAGTGGACAGCGCTTATGATGATTCGTGCATTCCACGAAGCAAACGGGGACCATCATCGTACAAAAGTAATTGTACCTGACTCTGCTCACGGTACGAACCCAGCTTCAGCAACCGTTGCTGGCTTTGAGACCATCACAGTAAAATCAGACGAATTTGGTCTAGTGGATCTTGAAGATCTTCGCCGAGTGGCAGGAGATGACACAGCGGCTCTTATGTTAACGAATCCTAATACACTTGGACTTTTCGAAGAACATATTTTAGAAATGGCTAGCATTATTCATGGCGTTGGCGGAAAACTTTATTACGATGGTGCCAACTTAAATGCAGTAATGTCGAAAGCTCGCCCTGGAGACATGGGCTTTGACTGTGTACATTTAAATTTACACAAAACATTTACAGGTCCACACGGTGGTGGGGGTCCAGGTTCAGGTCCAGTTGGCGTGAAGAAAGACTTGATTCCTTTCTTACCAGCACCAGTACTTGTGAAAAAAGAGGGACGCTACACATTTGATTATGATCGCCCACAAGCTATTGGTCGTGTGAAGCCGTTCTACGGAAACTTTGGTATTAATGTTCGTGCTTACACTTATATTCGTTCTATGGGTCCAGATGGTCTTAAAGCCGTTACAGAATATGCTGTATTGAACGCAAACTACATGATGCGTCGTTTAGAGCCTTATTTTGACCTTCCATACAACCGTCATTGTAAGCATGAGTTCGTGTTAAGTGGACGTCGTCAGAAGAAATTAGGCGTGCGCACACTGGACATGGCAAAACGTCTGTTAGACTTCGGGTATCATCCGCCAACGATCTACTTCCCGTTAAATGTAGAAGAGGGCATGATGATTGAACCTACGGAGACAGAATCTAAAGAAACATTGGATGCATTCTGTGATGCCATGATTCAAATCGCAAAAGAGACAGAAGAGAATCCGGAAATGGTGCAAAATGCACCACATACTACTGTTATTGGTCGTTTAGATGAGACGAAGGCAGCGCGTAAACCTGTGTTACGTTACACAAAATAA
- a CDS encoding rhodanese-like domain-containing protein: MQLLEIVLGILGAIIVFGIYTFFTGMKMKKSVSTLSQDDFIQGYRKAQLIDVREPKEFDGGHILGARNIPASQMKTRMKEIRKDKPVYLYCQSGARSARTALTLKKNGYDQLYQLDGGFRKWTGKIKTK; this comes from the coding sequence ATGCAGTTGTTAGAAATCGTATTAGGTATCTTAGGTGCCATTATTGTGTTCGGAATTTATACATTCTTTACAGGTATGAAAATGAAAAAATCTGTATCGACACTGTCCCAGGATGATTTCATCCAAGGGTATCGAAAAGCACAGCTTATTGATGTCCGTGAACCAAAAGAGTTTGATGGTGGCCACATTTTAGGGGCTCGTAATATCCCGGCTAGCCAGATGAAGACGCGGATGAAAGAAATTCGTAAAGACAAGCCAGTTTATTTATACTGCCAAAGTGGCGCACGTAGTGCACGAACTGCTTTGACATTAAAAAAGAACGGCTATGACCAACTCTATCAGTTAGATGGCGGATTCCGCAAATGGACAGGCAAAATTAAAACGAAATAA
- a CDS encoding biotin/lipoate A/B protein ligase family protein: MTNEWFFIDSGKQDAAYNMALDEALLEWHAEGLLPPIIRFYQWEPAALSIGYFQRVDRDIHLPAVKEMGLGFVRRPTGGRAVLHEHELTYSVIVSEDYPDMPKTVTEAYRVISEGILQGFRNLGMQAEFSIPETSSQKSALNQPKSAVCFDAPSWYELVVEGKKVAGSAQTRQRGVILQHGAILVDLDEEKYINCFSYTSKDHREKVQKSLRQKAVSINKLLPYPTSVDACVPAFKKGFEMALNVHLTSFSLNSEQQDYVEKLAASRYRSDEWNLRK, translated from the coding sequence ATGACAAACGAGTGGTTTTTTATAGATTCAGGCAAACAAGATGCGGCTTATAACATGGCACTTGATGAGGCCTTACTAGAATGGCATGCAGAAGGGTTACTTCCGCCCATCATTCGATTTTATCAATGGGAACCTGCAGCCTTATCCATCGGTTATTTTCAACGAGTAGATCGTGATATTCATTTACCTGCTGTTAAAGAGATGGGACTAGGATTTGTTCGCAGACCGACGGGGGGAAGGGCAGTTCTACATGAACATGAGTTGACGTATAGCGTCATTGTTTCGGAAGACTATCCTGATATGCCTAAAACGGTAACAGAAGCTTACCGCGTCATAAGTGAAGGGATTCTACAAGGATTTCGGAACTTAGGGATGCAAGCAGAGTTTTCAATCCCAGAAACCAGTTCTCAAAAAAGTGCATTGAATCAGCCTAAATCAGCTGTCTGTTTCGATGCACCTTCTTGGTATGAACTAGTGGTAGAGGGGAAAAAAGTAGCCGGTTCGGCACAGACTCGACAACGAGGCGTCATATTGCAGCATGGTGCCATTCTTGTTGATCTTGATGAAGAAAAATACATTAATTGTTTTTCCTATACATCTAAAGACCACCGGGAGAAAGTTCAAAAAAGCTTGCGTCAAAAAGCTGTCTCAATCAACAAATTACTACCATATCCGACCTCGGTGGATGCTTGTGTACCCGCCTTCAAAAAAGGCTTTGAAATGGCTTTAAATGTTCATCTTACTTCTTTTTCATTGAATTCAGAACAGCAAGATTATGTGGAGAAGCTAGCAGCATCAAGGTATCGCTCTGACGAATGGAACTTACGAAAATAA